One Candidatus Schekmanbacteria bacterium DNA segment encodes these proteins:
- a CDS encoding CoB--CoM heterodisulfide reductase iron-sulfur subunit B family protein, which translates to MSYAYYPGCSLHSTGSEYDISIKYIFNSLGISFEEIKDWNCCGTTPAHCTSKYLSIALPVRNLKLVEDSGKSKVAVPCASCFSRLKRAKFEISKDEDLKKKVDGILQTTYGNTVTIIHPLDIIKNEIGLKSVREKMKRSLSGLKVACYYGCLMTRPPDVTEFDECEYPVIMDEILTELGADVKDWSYKTDCCGASFSISRTESSIKLMEKVIRNAVECGAECIAVACPLCHANLDTRQEDINAKYSKNFNVPVFYFSELMALAFGAKGGELGLKKHITDPSVLLSRYKLA; encoded by the coding sequence ATGAGTTACGCCTATTATCCCGGCTGCTCGCTCCATTCAACGGGTTCTGAGTATGACATCTCCATAAAATATATCTTTAACTCCCTTGGCATCTCTTTTGAAGAGATAAAAGACTGGAACTGCTGCGGCACAACGCCTGCGCACTGCACATCGAAATATCTGTCTATCGCACTCCCTGTAAGGAATTTAAAGCTTGTCGAGGACTCAGGCAAAAGCAAGGTTGCTGTCCCCTGCGCTTCATGCTTTTCAAGGTTAAAGCGGGCAAAGTTCGAGATATCAAAAGATGAAGATTTAAAGAAAAAAGTTGATGGCATACTTCAAACTACATATGGGAATACAGTTACCATTATCCATCCCCTTGATATAATAAAAAACGAGATTGGACTTAAAAGCGTGCGTGAAAAAATGAAAAGGTCCCTCTCAGGGTTAAAAGTTGCCTGCTATTATGGCTGCCTTATGACAAGGCCGCCTGATGTCACTGAGTTCGACGAATGCGAGTATCCTGTTATCATGGATGAGATACTTACAGAACTTGGGGCAGATGTGAAAGACTGGTCATATAAGACCGATTGCTGCGGAGCAAGCTTTTCCATATCAAGGACTGAGTCATCTATTAAATTAATGGAAAAAGTCATCCGCAATGCCGTTGAATGCGGAGCCGAGTGTATTGCCGTTGCCTGCCCGCTCTGCCATGCAAACCTTGACACAAGGCAGGAAGATATAAACGCAAAATACAGCAAGAATTTCAATGTGCCTGTTTTCTATTTCTCAGAGCTTATGGCTCTCGCCTTCGGCGCTAAGGGAGGCGAGCTGGGTTTGAAGAAACATATCACAGATCCATCAGTATTACTTTCCAGATATAAACTCGCCTGA
- a CDS encoding 4Fe-4S dicluster domain-containing protein, whose amino-acid sequence MKKISLDESSKGFTGLIEKISDQNVNVCYQCLKCTAGCPMVEEMDYTPAQIVHAIRLGVEDMVIKSNTIWICVSCETCSTRCPQGLDIAHLMDAARNIAFRRGIKPPESSGAIKDFYKVALGNIRTYGRMYELGMIMSYKMKTGDYLKDMKLGMKMGMKGKLKILPVKTKGAKEIDRIFASVEKLEKLENEGKP is encoded by the coding sequence GTGAAAAAAATATCGCTTGATGAAAGCTCAAAGGGATTTACCGGGCTAATAGAGAAAATAAGCGATCAGAATGTGAACGTCTGTTATCAGTGTCTTAAATGCACGGCAGGCTGCCCGATGGTAGAGGAGATGGATTACACTCCGGCGCAGATAGTCCATGCCATAAGGCTTGGAGTTGAAGACATGGTGATAAAGAGCAATACTATCTGGATATGCGTTTCCTGCGAGACCTGCTCCACAAGGTGCCCGCAGGGGCTTGATATAGCACACCTTATGGATGCGGCAAGGAACATTGCTTTCAGACGAGGCATAAAACCTCCTGAAAGCTCTGGTGCCATAAAGGATTTCTACAAAGTTGCTCTCGGGAACATAAGGACTTATGGCAGGATGTATGAGCTAGGAATGATAATGTCTTACAAGATGAAAACCGGGGATTATTTAAAGGACATGAAGCTTGGAATGAAGATGGGAATGAAGGGTAAACTCAAGATACTTCCTGTTAAAACAAAGGGTGCAAAGGAGATTGACCGTATATTTGCCAGCGTTGAAAAACTCGAAAAACTTGAGAACGAGGGGAAGCCATGA
- a CDS encoding restriction endonuclease, with the protein MAKKINLTHIKNVADLVTPREKTRAGFIALALEKNYLAVPYVEEAKALKAIANRIKKPKELLLVEDLRVGLLTASGLSEKSLNYLTEKDKLLAIKGLIEKFLEPAGENFIDELVYRYLLTKGDALGGKARNLAGVLGERKFLRTLLSVFNLSGIDYQWNDSDTKSWLTKPKDDTGIEKRIKGLSWSKGNKQRLLIMNITIPVVKKNVDLSILHGTIDDLKRGKQSIIHNNEKYIALGELKGGIDPAGADEHWKTANSAIERIRNSFKKMKLEPQLFFIGAAIENSMASEIYKQLQNGTINNAANLTNDDQLATICEWLINL; encoded by the coding sequence ATGGCAAAAAAAATAAATCTTACACACATTAAAAATGTAGCAGACTTGGTAACTCCAAGAGAAAAAACTAGAGCTGGGTTCATTGCGCTTGCGTTGGAAAAAAACTATCTTGCTGTTCCTTATGTCGAAGAAGCCAAGGCTCTTAAGGCAATAGCAAATAGGATTAAGAAACCAAAAGAGCTGCTACTAGTTGAAGACTTGAGAGTTGGCTTGCTTACTGCATCAGGGCTCTCCGAAAAATCTCTAAATTACTTAACGGAAAAAGATAAGCTCCTCGCAATAAAAGGACTTATTGAAAAATTTCTTGAACCTGCCGGAGAGAATTTTATTGATGAACTTGTTTATCGTTATCTTCTAACAAAGGGCGACGCCTTAGGTGGAAAAGCAAGAAATCTGGCAGGCGTGTTAGGAGAAAGAAAATTTTTACGGACATTGCTGTCGGTTTTTAACCTATCAGGCATAGACTACCAATGGAATGATTCGGATACAAAGTCTTGGCTTACAAAACCTAAGGATGATACTGGTATTGAAAAACGAATCAAGGGTCTATCTTGGTCAAAAGGCAATAAACAACGCCTCTTAATAATGAATATCACCATCCCAGTCGTCAAAAAGAATGTTGATCTTTCAATTCTACATGGAACCATCGATGATTTGAAACGCGGCAAACAATCCATAATACATAACAACGAAAAATACATTGCTTTGGGTGAATTGAAAGGTGGTATCGATCCGGCAGGAGCAGACGAACATTGGAAAACTGCAAATTCAGCCATCGAAAGAATAAGAAATAGTTTTAAAAAAATGAAGTTAGAACCTCAACTGTTCTTTATTGGTGCTGCGATTGAAAATAGCATGGCATCAGAAATATATAAACAACTTCAAAATGGGACAATAAATAACGCCGCAAATCTAACCAATGACGATCAGTTGGCTACAATATGTGAATGGCTCATCAATCTGTAA
- a CDS encoding site-specific DNA-methyltransferase — protein sequence MEQASELFPTERQKLYHQFEEKLEIAYNLSRRVVSFQANKEESIYRWFKYKEGFSSSLVKYFLTKYAPKTGRVLDPFAGAGTTLFAGQELGWQSYGIELLPVGTFAIKTRQALNEIDTNMLKSTVKDIWTDLERIHDFDYRINHISITKNAFPEETETYLNKYLSYCSKFKNDQVQIILRFAAFAVLEEISYTRKDGQYLRWDYRSKRQLAGKPFDKGRILTFQEAVKHKLRDIVHDLSSHKPGQLFEQFENNIAEKYPVTITEGSCLEKLPALEDNFFDFVITSPPYCNRYDYTRTYALELVYLGFDNDQVRDLRQSMLSCTVENKEKIDHLNQFYASIGKTRTFEKVLDVYCRSAAMREVNSVLDILNKLKKLNNNNIPRMIKNYFLELCFVIYEMARVIKRNGYCVMINDNVRYGGEEIPVDLILSEFAEDFGFKINKIFVLPKGKGNSSQQMGNYGRTEIRKCVYLWQKK from the coding sequence ATGGAACAAGCGTCAGAACTTTTCCCTACCGAACGACAAAAACTTTATCACCAATTTGAAGAGAAATTGGAGATTGCCTACAATTTAAGTCGTAGAGTCGTAAGTTTTCAGGCAAATAAAGAAGAATCAATATACCGCTGGTTTAAATACAAAGAAGGGTTTTCTTCCAGTCTTGTAAAATATTTCTTGACCAAATACGCACCAAAGACTGGAAGAGTTTTAGATCCCTTTGCAGGAGCTGGAACAACTCTTTTTGCAGGGCAAGAACTTGGATGGCAATCATATGGAATAGAACTTTTACCGGTTGGTACTTTCGCTATAAAGACACGTCAAGCACTTAATGAGATTGACACAAACATGTTGAAATCTACTGTAAAAGATATTTGGACAGATCTTGAAAGAATCCATGATTTTGACTACCGGATAAACCATATTTCAATTACGAAAAACGCTTTCCCAGAAGAAACAGAAACTTATTTAAATAAGTATTTAAGCTATTGTTCAAAGTTTAAGAATGATCAAGTGCAAATTATATTACGTTTTGCAGCTTTTGCCGTATTGGAAGAAATCAGTTATACAAGAAAAGACGGACAGTATTTGCGCTGGGATTATCGTTCTAAAAGACAACTTGCAGGAAAGCCATTTGACAAAGGAAGAATCCTAACTTTTCAAGAAGCTGTTAAACATAAACTCCGCGATATTGTTCATGATCTTTCGTCTCACAAACCTGGCCAATTATTTGAGCAGTTTGAAAACAACATAGCAGAAAAATATCCGGTGACTATTACCGAAGGCTCTTGTCTTGAAAAGTTACCAGCGCTTGAAGATAATTTTTTCGATTTTGTTATTACTTCTCCTCCTTACTGCAATAGGTATGATTACACAAGAACCTATGCTTTAGAACTGGTTTATCTTGGCTTTGACAATGATCAGGTACGTGATTTGCGCCAATCAATGCTTTCCTGCACCGTAGAAAACAAGGAAAAGATTGATCACTTAAATCAGTTTTATGCATCTATAGGTAAAACAAGAACCTTTGAAAAGGTACTTGACGTTTACTGCAGATCAGCCGCAATGCGTGAGGTAAATTCAGTTCTGGATATATTGAATAAATTAAAAAAACTCAACAATAACAACATTCCTAGAATGATAAAAAACTATTTCTTGGAATTATGTTTTGTTATTTATGAAATGGCAAGGGTCATAAAAAGAAACGGTTATTGTGTTATGATTAATGATAATGTTCGTTACGGAGGTGAAGAGATACCAGTTGATTTAATTCTTTCTGAATTTGCGGAAGATTTCGGCTTCAAAATCAACAAAATCTTTGTTTTGCCTAAAGGTAAGGGAAACAGCAGCCAACAGATGGGGAACTATGGTCGAACTGAAATCCGTAAATGTGTGTATCTATGGCAAAAAAAATAA
- a CDS encoding hydrogenase iron-sulfur subunit encodes MEEKKETEKISTEGYEPEVIAFCCYYCAFAAADMAGSLRLNYPANVKIIRIPCTGKLDVIYILKAFENGADAVFVAGCLEGNCHYLEGNIRAKKRVMSLKKMLEEIGIEPERLEMFNMSSSMGFAFAEAAKEMTERARKLGRNPVFVKKDGDSSEKNIA; translated from the coding sequence ATGGAAGAGAAAAAGGAAACAGAAAAAATTAGTACTGAAGGGTATGAGCCGGAGGTGATTGCCTTTTGCTGTTATTATTGTGCTTTTGCGGCGGCAGATATGGCAGGCTCACTGAGGTTAAACTATCCGGCCAATGTCAAAATAATAAGAATACCCTGTACAGGGAAACTTGATGTGATATATATTTTGAAGGCCTTCGAGAACGGCGCAGATGCCGTGTTCGTTGCAGGCTGCCTTGAGGGGAACTGCCATTATCTTGAAGGCAATATCCGGGCAAAAAAACGGGTTATGAGCCTAAAAAAAATGCTTGAGGAGATTGGCATCGAGCCTGAACGTCTTGAAATGTTCAACATGTCATCTTCCATGGGTTTTGCTTTTGCCGAGGCTGCAAAGGAGATGACCGAGCGTGCAAGAAAGCTTGGAAGAAATCCTGTATTTGTCAAAAAAGATGGAGATAGCAGTGAAAAAAATATCGCTTGA